The Novipirellula aureliae sequence AGTGCCAGGCTCTCCGTCAGCCGCCAACGTGTAGCCCTTAAATGCCTGCGTATCGTTTATCAGCAGACCAAGTGTGCGACCGTCACTGCGAATTTGATCGTCACCGGGAACACCGTGGCCAAGATCGACACCCGAACTTTCCAACAGTGAAGGTCGTAGTGCCGTGTCGCTTTGACGCCTCTGCGGTCGGCCTGCCGTGGTGTCTGCCGTACTACTCGTTAAAACAGCCTGCTCAGCCTGACGGACGGGCCGGAAACCGATGTGGTAATAGCTATGATTCGGGTCATCAGGGCCACGATAATAGGATGGGTTGCGATTCGAAACGCGACCATGCCCCCATTGACCATTGAACCAACTTCCACCGCGAAGTACGCGATAAGTATTGCCGTCTTGAACCGCCGTTCCTGAACTTGGACCGGTAGGGTTGTCGACCGGTCCGTCAGCGTAATAGTCGCGGTTGTACCAATCACCCGTCCATTCCCAAACGTTACCGGACATGTCGTAGAGACCATAGCCGTTGGCACCATCTGCGGTCACATAAGTTTCTTGCCTACCGGGCCAGTTAAAAGCATCTTTGTCTCGGACCGTACCATTGTAAAAAGCAACCGGCGTCGTCCACGGATACGGCCCCGTCTCAAAGGGATCAGCCGAATTCGGCCAATTCGCCCGCTCTTGATCAGGCTCATCACCCCAGGGGAAGATTCGATATGTCTTCGTCAAGCCGCCGCGTCCTGCATACTCCCACTCCGCTTCGGTCGGAAATCGATACCCATTCTTGGTGAAGTCGCAGGCCCACGTTCGCGTGTCATAGCAAGGAGCAAGGCTCTCCTGCTCGCTAAGCCAGTTGCAATAAGCTGTTCCGCCGTGCCAGCGAACGCAAACGACCGGGTGCTTCTCTTTGTCAGAACGTACGACGAATTGCTTCTTGGCATTGAATGCAAGCTGCGAAGCCGCGTCCGAAGCCAACGTATCGCAGTAGACGATGTCCGTCCCAACCTGCACGACCTGTCCCTCGCGTAATTCGATTGCCTTCGCCATCCACGCGTCATTCAAAAAATCGCAATACTGCTGATTGGTTGTCTCGGTACGCTGCATCAAGAACGAGCTAATCGAAACGGTGTGAATCGGAACCTCATCGTTTCGATGCTCTTGTCCACCGAGATCATGATGGTCACCCATCTCGAATTGACCGGCAGGTATCAATGCGAATCCGTCCACTGGCGCTGGCTCACTACGTAGTGATAGTTCCGACGCAACAGGACGTTCCGATCGTGGTTGTTCTATCTGTGTTCGGGCCGGCTGAGGTCTTGACGACGATTCGCGTTCAGCCTCGTTTTCCGCTTCACGCGAGTTTGCCGGACGCATTTCTTCACGCGATACACGCCCGTCGCCATTTGCGTCGAGCTTCGTAAGTGACATCGCCGCACTCTTTATCTCATCCGCCGAAAACTCGCCATCATGGTTTAAATCGAGAGCTAAAACAACAGGATTTCGCGACACGCCGCCGCCACCACCTGCTCCGCCGCCCCTTCGATTCTCCGACTGACCTGGAGCTTGAGCCTGTCGTTGTCCTTGCCCTTGTCTCGCCTCGCCGGACCGCGAAGCCTCTCCGCCGCGGTTCGCCTGGCTTTGAATTCTAGCTTGCTGCCTCCGCTGCGTCCCTAAGTCTTGCCCTGCTGTCGCCCCTTGCTGATAAGGATCAGGTGACCGCTGCTGAGCATCGGTTGTCGAAACAATTGAAACAAGCAATGCGGTCGCTAAACCGATTCGCATATTGGTACGTATCATCGTTCGTTTTCTCCTCCAGCTGAATGTGCCGGTTCTGACGCGTTTCGTTGTGGATGATGAAATGGGTGAGAGAAGAAATCAGGTGCCAGATCGGATTGATCGATCAGCTCCAATTCCAAACTCTTGGGACCGCCACGTCCACGAGGCAGA is a genomic window containing:
- a CDS encoding SUMF1/EgtB/PvdO family nonheme iron enzyme, which codes for MIRTNMRIGLATALLVSIVSTTDAQQRSPDPYQQGATAGQDLGTQRRQQARIQSQANRGGEASRSGEARQGQGQRQAQAPGQSENRRGGGAGGGGGVSRNPVVLALDLNHDGEFSADEIKSAAMSLTKLDANGDGRVSREEMRPANSREAENEAERESSSRPQPARTQIEQPRSERPVASELSLRSEPAPVDGFALIPAGQFEMGDHHDLGGQEHRNDEVPIHTVSISSFLMQRTETTNQQYCDFLNDAWMAKAIELREGQVVQVGTDIVYCDTLASDAASQLAFNAKKQFVVRSDKEKHPVVCVRWHGGTAYCNWLSEQESLAPCYDTRTWACDFTKNGYRFPTEAEWEYAGRGGLTKTYRIFPWGDEPDQERANWPNSADPFETGPYPWTTPVAFYNGTVRDKDAFNWPGRQETYVTADGANGYGLYDMSGNVWEWTGDWYNRDYYADGPVDNPTGPSSGTAVQDGNTYRVLRGGSWFNGQWGHGRVSNRNPSYYRGPDDPNHSYYHIGFRPVRQAEQAVLTSSTADTTAGRPQRRQSDTALRPSLLESSGVDLGHGVPGDDQIRSDGRTLGLLINDTQAFKGYTLAADGEPGTDHRGHQWNAVFKIHRYAPNYAGLEDKVLTPGGPIEQPIGAPMLVTGDRSQRKGGVGGERGGQGRGGGRQR